A DNA window from Paenibacillus andongensis contains the following coding sequences:
- a CDS encoding TRAP transporter large permease, which produces MKENSFKRWLDTVLGILVGFAVIGELVIIFGNIIAREVFHAPVLWADELGQLALTAVAFLGGALAYTRNEYIAVHSVIDRLPKAWRPTIDAFVEWVVFTGSVLGAYFSIAVIKMRWNEHTAVLDLRMGWFVIPLTVGMALIAVYALQRLWRLKRPPVLISAIVVLVLLGILILINHLGGPFGNSALVNWIVFGSFAVQLALGVPVGFVLSVVSMMYLYLSGRGSLTQIPMTMQNGVLNFVLLAIPFFMMAGYIMTEGGLGKRLADFVVSIVGRIRGGLLQSMVVTMYIFAGLSGSKAADVAAVGSTLNPMLKDNGYEPNEGAAVLASATVMGETIPPSLPMLIVGSITTISVGSLFMAGLLPAAMIAICLMVAIYIKARLAKKYPGTRGVPLSEVGKRGVIAIPALLVPVLLIGGIVTGIATPTEVSSFAVVYSLLAAGLFYKELTWKKLWEIMVDTSVKAGMLLFITSAASAFSWTLTAASLPQKIAQFMVSLAGHSSLIFMLATVIILIIMGALLEGIPALLVFAPLLVPLAPQFGIDPLQYGIVLIIAMGLGAFSPPIGIGLYIACSVSGTKVEDTSRAMVPYLIVLFIGLLLAAFIPWFSLVVPKIMHLN; this is translated from the coding sequence ATGAAAGAAAACTCGTTCAAACGGTGGTTGGACACCGTGCTAGGTATCTTGGTAGGCTTCGCCGTTATTGGCGAACTCGTGATTATTTTCGGCAACATCATTGCTAGGGAAGTATTTCATGCACCGGTTCTTTGGGCTGACGAGCTGGGGCAGTTGGCTCTCACGGCCGTAGCTTTTTTGGGTGGAGCTCTAGCCTATACCCGCAACGAGTACATTGCAGTTCACTCTGTAATTGACCGTTTACCGAAGGCATGGAGGCCGACCATTGATGCGTTTGTCGAATGGGTGGTGTTTACAGGATCCGTGCTAGGTGCCTACTTTTCTATTGCAGTCATCAAAATGCGTTGGAATGAACATACGGCAGTTCTGGACCTCCGTATGGGTTGGTTTGTTATTCCCCTAACGGTGGGGATGGCTTTAATCGCTGTTTACGCTTTGCAAAGATTATGGCGCTTGAAACGTCCTCCTGTACTTATAAGCGCTATCGTCGTACTGGTTTTGCTGGGAATATTGATACTAATCAATCATTTAGGGGGACCATTTGGAAACTCTGCTCTCGTAAATTGGATCGTGTTTGGATCCTTTGCCGTACAACTCGCCCTTGGAGTACCCGTTGGCTTCGTGCTTTCTGTTGTTTCCATGATGTACCTATATCTTTCAGGTAGAGGAAGTCTGACACAGATTCCAATGACTATGCAAAATGGTGTCCTTAATTTCGTCTTATTGGCCATTCCATTTTTCATGATGGCTGGATATATCATGACGGAAGGAGGATTAGGCAAACGGCTGGCTGATTTTGTTGTCTCTATCGTTGGGAGGATTCGTGGCGGGCTGCTTCAATCTATGGTCGTTACGATGTATATTTTTGCTGGTCTTTCCGGCTCCAAGGCAGCCGATGTGGCAGCTGTAGGTTCAACTTTGAACCCGATGCTGAAAGATAACGGATATGAACCAAACGAAGGTGCTGCCGTTCTGGCCTCCGCTACGGTTATGGGGGAAACGATCCCTCCAAGTCTGCCAATGCTGATTGTGGGATCCATCACGACAATTTCTGTAGGTTCTCTGTTTATGGCTGGGCTTTTGCCAGCTGCGATGATTGCCATTTGTTTAATGGTAGCGATTTATATCAAAGCACGTTTGGCTAAAAAATATCCGGGAACGAGAGGTGTGCCTCTGTCTGAGGTCGGCAAGCGTGGGGTGATTGCTATTCCGGCCTTGCTGGTTCCTGTTTTATTGATCGGCGGGATCGTCACAGGCATTGCTACGCCAACTGAGGTTTCTAGCTTCGCCGTTGTTTACTCTTTGCTAGCGGCGGGTTTGTTTTATAAAGAACTGACCTGGAAGAAGCTCTGGGAAATCATGGTGGACACATCTGTGAAAGCTGGCATGCTTCTTTTCATTACGAGTGCCGCCAGCGCTTTTTCCTGGACTTTAACGGCGGCAAGTCTGCCGCAAAAAATTGCCCAATTTATGGTCAGTTTGGCTGGGCATTCGAGCCTGATTTTCATGTTAGCTACTGTCATTATCTTAATTATTATGGGGGCTTTGCTGGAAGGCATACCTGCCCTGTTAGTCTTTGCTCCACTTCTGGTTCCGCTTGCGCCGCAATTCGGTATTGATCCCTTGCAGTATGGTATCGTATTGATCATTGCCATGGGACTTGGAGCTTTCTCCCCGCCGATAGGTATAGGACTTTATATTGCTTGTTCGGTAAGCGGCACAAAAGTGGAAGACACTTCCCGAGCTATGGTGCCGTACCTGATTGTGTTGTTCATCGGCTTGCTTCTGGCAGCTTTCATACCATGGTTTAGTCTCGTTGTACCTAAAATAATGCATCTAAATTAG
- a CDS encoding zinc-binding alcohol dehydrogenase family protein: protein MKAIQVVTPGKIEIIEKEMPGINRGDEVLIQVRLVGICGSDMHIYHGTSPVATYPRVIGHEMVGEIAEIGSDVKRLAVGDKVVMEPIQWCGTCYACRSGRKNVCTQLEVYGVHKDGAYQEYIVLPEKIVHKVDSRLDWHEAVLVEPFTIGAQANWRGDVKAGDFVFIMGAGPIGLCALQVAKIKGAVCMISDLSDDKLDYARSLGADYVLNPLKDNINVEIERITDGVGPNVTIDAVCTVKTFEQAVEMTSVAGRVVVLGFSDAPSQIAQFHITKKELTVVGSRLQSDKFAEVIEWFNSGNMKVNSFVTHRFALEDIHQAIKLIETSPNEVRKVVLEVGGMQK, encoded by the coding sequence TTGAAAGCCATACAAGTCGTAACTCCGGGAAAGATCGAAATTATTGAGAAGGAAATGCCCGGCATAAACCGGGGAGACGAAGTGCTGATTCAAGTTCGTTTGGTCGGCATTTGTGGCTCCGATATGCATATTTATCATGGTACGTCGCCGGTAGCGACATATCCACGCGTGATCGGTCACGAAATGGTGGGAGAAATCGCTGAAATTGGCTCGGATGTGAAACGATTAGCGGTTGGCGATAAGGTCGTTATGGAACCCATCCAATGGTGCGGAACCTGCTACGCTTGCAGGTCCGGCCGTAAAAATGTATGCACACAGCTTGAAGTATACGGGGTTCACAAAGATGGGGCTTACCAGGAGTATATTGTTCTTCCAGAGAAGATCGTCCATAAAGTAGACAGCCGTCTCGATTGGCATGAAGCGGTTCTGGTTGAGCCGTTCACCATCGGTGCTCAGGCCAATTGGCGCGGCGATGTTAAAGCTGGAGATTTCGTGTTTATTATGGGGGCCGGCCCGATCGGATTGTGCGCATTGCAAGTGGCGAAGATTAAAGGGGCTGTCTGCATGATTTCGGATTTAAGCGACGATAAGCTGGACTACGCTAGGTCACTTGGCGCCGATTATGTCTTAAATCCCCTGAAGGACAATATTAATGTTGAAATCGAACGTATTACGGACGGTGTGGGTCCTAATGTAACGATCGATGCGGTTTGTACAGTCAAGACATTTGAGCAAGCTGTTGAAATGACCTCCGTTGCAGGAAGAGTTGTAGTGCTCGGCTTCAGTGATGCACCTTCCCAAATTGCTCAGTTTCACATTACTAAGAAAGAACTGACCGTTGTGGGCTCCCGTTTGCAGTCGGATAAGTTTGCTGAGGTCATCGAGTGGTTTAACAGTGGCAATATGAAGGTCAATTCTTTCGTGACGCACCGCTTTGCGTTAGAGGATATTCATCAAGCGATTAAACTAATTGAAACAAGTCCGAATGAGGTACGTAAAGTAGTTCTGGAAGTCGGAGGGATGCAGAAGTGA